The Frondihabitans australicus genome includes a region encoding these proteins:
- the prfA gene encoding peptide chain release factor 1, whose amino-acid sequence MFESVAVLLAEHEDLQNQLADPAVHADAARAKKINRRYAELSRIVAAHTAWQGAGEDLEAARELAREDEAFADEVPALEEALDTAQEKLRRLLIPRDPDDGRDVIMEIKGGEGGAESALFAADLLRMYTHYAESKGWKTELLERDESDLGGYKNVQVAIKSNASDPSQGVWAHLKYEGGVHRVQRVPATESQGRIHTSTTGVLVFPEVDEPEEVEINQSDLKIDVYRSSGPGGQSVNTTDSAVRITHLPTGIVVAMQNEKSQLQNREAGMRVLRARILARQAEEQAAVASDARKSQIRGMDRSERIRTYNFPENRIADHRTGYKAYNLDAVMDGALEPVIDSCIQADEEARLAEIGDQGE is encoded by the coding sequence GTGTTCGAGTCAGTAGCCGTGCTGCTGGCCGAGCACGAAGATCTGCAGAATCAGCTCGCTGATCCTGCCGTTCACGCGGATGCGGCCCGGGCTAAGAAGATCAACCGCCGGTACGCCGAGCTCAGCCGGATCGTCGCCGCGCACACCGCGTGGCAGGGCGCCGGGGAGGACCTCGAGGCCGCTCGCGAGCTCGCCCGCGAGGATGAAGCGTTCGCCGACGAGGTGCCCGCGCTCGAGGAGGCGCTCGACACGGCGCAGGAGAAGCTGCGTCGCCTGCTGATCCCGCGCGACCCCGACGACGGCCGCGACGTCATCATGGAGATCAAGGGCGGCGAGGGCGGAGCCGAGAGCGCGCTCTTCGCGGCCGACCTCCTGCGCATGTACACGCACTACGCCGAGTCGAAGGGCTGGAAGACCGAGCTCCTCGAGCGCGACGAGTCCGACCTCGGCGGCTACAAGAACGTCCAGGTGGCGATCAAGTCGAACGCCTCCGACCCGTCGCAGGGCGTCTGGGCGCACCTGAAGTACGAGGGCGGCGTGCACCGCGTGCAGCGCGTGCCCGCGACCGAGTCGCAGGGGCGCATCCACACCTCGACGACGGGCGTGCTCGTCTTCCCCGAGGTCGACGAGCCCGAAGAGGTCGAGATCAACCAGTCCGACCTCAAGATCGACGTCTACCGCTCGTCCGGCCCCGGCGGCCAGTCGGTCAACACGACCGACTCCGCCGTGCGCATCACGCACCTGCCGACCGGCATCGTCGTGGCGATGCAGAACGAGAAGTCGCAGCTGCAGAACCGCGAGGCCGGCATGCGCGTGCTGCGTGCCCGCATCCTGGCGCGTCAGGCGGAAGAGCAGGCGGCCGTGGCCTCCGACGCGCGCAAGAGCCAGATCCGCGGCATGGACCGCTCCGAGCGCATCCGCACCTACAACTTCCCCGAGAACCGCATCGCCGACCACCGCACCGGCTACAAGGCGTACAACCTCGACGCCGTCATGGACGGCGCCCTCGAGCCCGTCATCGATTCCTGCATCCAGGCCGACGAAGAGGCGCGTCTGGCAGAGATCGGCGATCAGGGGGAGTGA
- the lysA gene encoding diaminopimelate decarboxylase: MPGANPLAPDWLDLPDDANDLVPSVWSSTASRDAAGALTFGGVSAEALATEFGTPLYVVDEADFRGRAKAAIEAFEQELARIGSRAKVYYAGKAFLSAEVCRWVSELGLNVDVCTGGELAVALAAGVDPARIGFHGNNKSRAEIDRAVAAGVGAIVIDSLVEIGRIAEAARRHGRVQPVRLRVNSGVHASTHEYLATAREDQKFGITLADTPAAVREIRGHEGLTFLGLHSHIGSQIFGTDGFAEAARRLLAVHASLLEGGAVPELNLGGGFGVNYTRVDDAAPIADLARGIADVVAAECAALGIDVPVIAVEPGRVIAGPAGATLYTVGTVKDVQVATDDSGSSAVRRYVSVDGGMSDNARTALYRADYSVRIANRVSTSAPALVRIAGKHCESGDLVVLDDYLPGDVEPDDLVAVPVTGAYCWSLASNYNHVGRPPVVAVRDGAARVIVRGETESDLLARDAGLDTESTTA; encoded by the coding sequence ATGCCCGGAGCGAACCCGCTCGCACCCGACTGGCTCGACCTGCCCGACGACGCCAACGACCTCGTGCCGTCGGTCTGGTCGTCGACCGCGTCGCGCGACGCGGCGGGCGCGCTCACGTTCGGCGGCGTCTCGGCCGAGGCTCTCGCCACCGAGTTCGGCACGCCGCTCTACGTCGTGGACGAGGCCGACTTCCGAGGGCGCGCCAAGGCTGCCATCGAGGCCTTCGAGCAGGAGCTCGCGCGAATCGGCTCACGGGCCAAGGTCTACTACGCCGGCAAGGCCTTCCTCTCGGCGGAGGTCTGCCGCTGGGTGAGCGAGCTCGGCCTGAACGTCGACGTCTGCACCGGCGGAGAACTCGCCGTAGCCCTCGCGGCCGGCGTCGACCCGGCCCGCATCGGATTCCACGGCAACAACAAGTCCCGCGCCGAGATCGACCGCGCGGTCGCCGCCGGCGTCGGCGCCATCGTCATCGACAGCCTGGTCGAGATCGGCAGGATCGCCGAGGCCGCACGGCGACACGGTCGCGTCCAGCCGGTGCGCCTCCGCGTGAACAGCGGAGTGCACGCGTCCACGCACGAGTACCTCGCCACCGCCCGGGAAGACCAGAAGTTCGGCATCACGCTCGCCGACACACCCGCCGCCGTGCGCGAGATCCGAGGCCACGAGGGCCTGACGTTCCTCGGCCTGCACTCGCACATCGGCTCGCAGATCTTCGGCACCGACGGGTTCGCCGAGGCCGCCCGCCGCCTCCTCGCGGTCCACGCCTCCCTCCTCGAGGGCGGCGCGGTGCCCGAGCTGAACCTCGGCGGCGGCTTCGGCGTCAACTACACGCGAGTCGACGACGCAGCCCCGATCGCCGATCTGGCGCGCGGCATCGCCGACGTGGTGGCGGCCGAGTGCGCGGCGCTCGGCATCGACGTGCCGGTGATCGCGGTCGAGCCGGGCCGGGTGATCGCCGGGCCCGCCGGCGCCACGCTGTACACGGTCGGCACGGTGAAGGACGTCCAGGTCGCGACCGACGACTCGGGTTCCAGCGCGGTCCGCCGGTACGTGAGCGTCGACGGCGGCATGAGCGACAACGCGCGCACGGCGCTGTACCGGGCCGACTACTCGGTGCGGATCGCGAACCGGGTGAGCACGTCGGCTCCTGCGCTCGTCCGCATCGCCGGGAAGCACTGCGAGTCGGGCGACCTCGTCGTCCTCGACGACTACCTCCCCGGCGACGTCGAGCCCGACGACCTCGTCGCCGTGCCCGTCACGGGCGCCTACTGCTGGAGCCTCGCCAGCAACTACAACCACGTCGGCCGACCGCCGGTGGTCGCCGTCCGCGACGGAGCGGCCCGCGTCATCGTCCGGGGCGAGACCGAGAGCGATCTGCTGGCGCGTGACGCCGGCCTCGACACAGAAAGCACCACAGCATGA
- the thrC gene encoding threonine synthase, with protein sequence MAHQWQGVLREYADRLDVTEATPIVTLGEGGTPLIPARALSERTGANVYVKYEGINPTGSFKDRGMTMAISKAVEHGAKAVICASTGNTSASAAAYAAHAGITAAVLVPEGKIAMGKLSQAVAHNGQLLQIQGNFDDCLDIARDLAANYPVHLVNSVNNDRIEGQKTAAFEIVDVLGDAPDFHFLPVGNAGNYTAYTRGYREDLEASRATKLPRMFGFQAAGSAPIVSGEVVKHPETIASAIRIGNPASWQLALDARELTDGYFGAIDDAAILRAQKILSSEVGVFVEPASAISVAGLLERHEAGQVPAGATVVLTVTGHGLKDPQWALRTDDGGEVTPTVVPVDTAAVADVLGLARASA encoded by the coding sequence ATGGCCCACCAGTGGCAGGGTGTCCTGCGCGAGTACGCCGACCGCCTCGACGTGACGGAGGCGACTCCGATCGTGACTCTGGGCGAGGGCGGCACGCCGCTCATCCCGGCGCGCGCCCTCTCCGAGCGCACGGGTGCGAACGTCTACGTCAAGTACGAGGGCATCAACCCCACCGGCTCGTTCAAAGACCGCGGCATGACGATGGCGATCTCGAAGGCCGTCGAGCACGGCGCGAAGGCCGTCATCTGCGCCTCGACCGGCAACACGTCGGCCTCCGCCGCCGCCTATGCCGCGCACGCCGGCATCACCGCCGCCGTCCTCGTGCCCGAGGGCAAGATCGCCATGGGCAAGCTCAGCCAGGCAGTCGCCCACAACGGCCAGCTGCTGCAGATCCAGGGCAACTTCGACGACTGTCTCGACATCGCCCGCGACCTCGCCGCGAACTACCCCGTGCACCTCGTCAATTCGGTCAACAACGACCGCATCGAGGGTCAGAAGACGGCCGCGTTCGAGATCGTCGACGTTCTCGGCGACGCGCCCGACTTCCACTTCCTGCCGGTCGGCAACGCCGGCAACTACACCGCCTACACGCGCGGCTACCGCGAAGACCTCGAGGCCTCGCGCGCGACGAAGCTGCCCCGCATGTTCGGCTTCCAGGCCGCGGGCAGCGCCCCCATCGTCTCGGGCGAGGTCGTCAAGCACCCCGAGACCATCGCCAGCGCGATCCGCATCGGCAACCCCGCGTCGTGGCAGCTCGCCCTCGACGCGCGTGAGCTGACCGACGGCTACTTCGGTGCGATCGACGATGCGGCGATCCTGCGCGCTCAGAAGATCCTGTCGAGCGAGGTCGGCGTCTTCGTCGAGCCGGCGTCGGCGATCAGCGTCGCCGGACTCCTCGAGCGGCACGAGGCCGGCCAGGTCCCCGCAGGAGCAACCGTGGTGCTGACGGTCACCGGCCACGGCCTCAAAGACCCCCAGTGGGCCCTCCGCACCGACGACGGCGGCGAGGTCACGCCGACCGTGGTCCCCGTCGACACGGCCGCCGTCGCCGACGTGCTCGGCCTCGCCCGGGCGTCTGCATGA
- the prmC gene encoding peptide chain release factor N(5)-glutamine methyltransferase: MTAGDLPDPASAAPVTISSLVETGRRILAEAGIPTPAVDTELLLAHVLGRSRGEVAVQSLVGGSASADQAAAFTALLARRAAREPLQHLTGLAPFRALELRVGPGVFVPRPETEGVAQIAIDALTARAEETPIAVDLCTGSGAIALALSTEVPRARVYAVELSTEAAVWTQRNIDAVDPSVTLAVGDLADALPELDGTVSVVVSNPPYIPVGMVPRDPEVRLHDPALALFGGPDGLDVVRSLSQRALRLLVPGGTLVIEHGEEQGSAIRDLLTADGWRAAATFPDLTRRDRTTTALR; the protein is encoded by the coding sequence GTGACCGCAGGCGATCTGCCCGATCCTGCGTCCGCCGCCCCGGTGACGATCTCGTCGCTGGTGGAGACAGGGCGCAGGATCCTCGCCGAGGCCGGCATCCCGACCCCCGCCGTCGACACCGAGCTGCTGCTCGCGCACGTGCTCGGCAGGTCGCGTGGCGAAGTGGCCGTCCAGTCGCTCGTCGGAGGCTCGGCCTCGGCTGACCAGGCCGCCGCCTTCACCGCCCTGCTCGCACGCCGCGCCGCGCGCGAGCCGCTGCAGCACCTCACCGGGCTCGCGCCGTTCCGGGCGCTGGAGCTGCGGGTCGGCCCCGGCGTGTTCGTCCCGCGCCCCGAGACCGAGGGCGTGGCTCAGATCGCGATCGACGCGCTCACCGCGCGCGCCGAGGAGACCCCGATCGCGGTGGACCTCTGCACCGGCAGCGGCGCCATCGCGCTCGCGCTCTCGACCGAGGTGCCGCGCGCCCGGGTCTACGCCGTCGAGCTCTCGACGGAGGCCGCCGTGTGGACGCAGCGCAACATCGACGCGGTCGACCCGTCGGTGACCCTCGCCGTCGGCGATCTCGCCGACGCTCTCCCGGAGCTCGACGGGACGGTCTCGGTCGTCGTGTCGAATCCGCCGTACATCCCTGTCGGGATGGTGCCGCGCGACCCCGAGGTGCGACTCCATGATCCTGCGCTCGCGCTCTTCGGCGGACCCGACGGGCTCGACGTGGTGCGCAGCCTCTCGCAGCGGGCTCTCCGCTTGCTCGTGCCCGGCGGCACTCTCGTGATCGAGCACGGCGAGGAGCAGGGGAGCGCGATCCGCGACCTGCTCACGGCCGACGGCTGGCGAGCCGCCGCGACGTTCCCTGATCTCACCCGCCGCGACCGGACCACGACGGCGCTCCGATGA
- a CDS encoding homoserine dehydrogenase encodes MIEYRNVRVALLGAGSVGSQVARLLLEHGDELAGRATAGLELVGIAVRDLDAKRDADLPRELFTTDAHSLILGADIVVELIGGLEPARTLVLEALGSGADVITGNKALLANHGPELFAAAEQVGAQLYYEAAVAGAIPIIRPLRESLAGDRVKRVMGIVNGTTNFILDRMDTLGESLEDALATATELGYAEADPTADIEGYDAAQKATILASLAFHTTVPLVAVHREGITQVTREQVVAARKAGYVVKLLAICERLVDTDGTDGVSARVHPALVPLGHPLAAVHGAKNAVFVEAEAAGDLMFYGAGAGGVETASAVLGDLVSAARRHVIGGPGLAESTHANLRVLPMGSVTTSYQITLDVADQPGVLATVAGLLAQHGVSVETVEQTSGVVSSGVTASSGVTGQGAGEATATLVIGTHPARESALAATVEALTTAAVVNSVTSVLRVEGA; translated from the coding sequence ATGATCGAATACCGCAACGTCCGCGTCGCCCTCCTCGGCGCCGGGTCCGTCGGCAGCCAGGTCGCACGCCTCCTGCTCGAGCACGGCGACGAGCTCGCGGGGCGCGCGACCGCCGGCCTCGAGCTCGTGGGCATCGCCGTCCGCGACCTCGACGCGAAGCGCGACGCCGACCTGCCGCGAGAGCTGTTCACCACCGACGCGCACTCGCTGATCCTGGGCGCCGACATCGTCGTCGAGCTGATCGGCGGCCTCGAGCCCGCCCGCACCCTGGTGCTCGAGGCTCTGGGCTCAGGAGCCGACGTCATCACCGGCAACAAGGCCCTCCTCGCCAACCACGGCCCCGAGCTCTTCGCGGCCGCCGAGCAGGTCGGCGCGCAGCTGTACTACGAGGCCGCCGTCGCCGGCGCGATCCCGATCATCCGCCCGCTGCGCGAGAGCCTCGCCGGCGACCGCGTCAAGCGCGTCATGGGCATCGTGAACGGCACGACGAACTTCATCCTCGACCGAATGGACACCCTCGGCGAGTCCCTCGAGGACGCCCTGGCGACCGCCACCGAGCTCGGCTACGCGGAGGCCGACCCGACCGCCGACATCGAGGGCTACGACGCGGCGCAGAAGGCGACGATCCTGGCGAGCCTCGCCTTCCACACCACCGTGCCGCTCGTGGCCGTGCACCGCGAGGGCATCACGCAGGTCACCCGCGAGCAGGTCGTCGCGGCGCGGAAGGCCGGCTACGTCGTGAAGCTCCTCGCGATCTGCGAGCGGCTCGTCGACACCGACGGCACCGACGGCGTGAGCGCGCGGGTCCACCCCGCCCTGGTGCCGCTCGGCCACCCGCTGGCCGCCGTGCACGGCGCCAAGAACGCCGTCTTCGTCGAGGCCGAGGCGGCCGGCGACCTCATGTTCTACGGCGCCGGCGCCGGGGGAGTGGAGACCGCGTCGGCGGTGCTCGGCGACCTCGTCTCCGCCGCCCGCCGGCACGTCATCGGCGGGCCGGGCCTCGCCGAGTCCACCCACGCCAACCTCCGCGTGCTGCCGATGGGCAGCGTGACGACCAGCTACCAGATCACCCTCGACGTCGCCGACCAGCCCGGCGTCCTCGCGACCGTGGCGGGGCTCCTCGCGCAGCACGGCGTGAGCGTCGAGACGGTCGAGCAGACATCGGGCGTCGTGTCGTCGGGCGTCACGGCGTCGTCCGGCGTCACAGGGCAGGGCGCCGGCGAGGCCACCGCTACGCTGGTGATCGGCACCCACCCGGCCCGAGAGTCCGCTCTCGCGGCCACGGTCGAGGCGCTGACCACCGCAGCCGTCGTGAACTCCGTCACGAGCGTGCTCCGGGTCGAAGGGGCCTGA
- the thrB gene encoding homoserine kinase, translating to MTHMPEAASVLVKVPATSANLGPGFDTLGVALSHYDELVVTATPVSEGVPRTVSVEVHGVGEGEVPTDESNLVVRAIDYAFTQLGVDLPSLALVAHNSIPHGRGLGSSAAAIVSGIMAVKGLLEGVVEVSSSTLLGLATDLEGHPDNVAPALFGGLTIAWTTPEGPSHKRLLVHRGVSPVLFVPESTLSTKVARALQPASVPHADATFNVSRSALLVAALIQSPELLLAATEDRLHQSYRASAMPETDSLIRVLREAGLAAVVSGAGPSILVLGSDPAQRLLAADLVAEHAVGAWRPLMLAVDLRGATVVPHPVEAEPHA from the coding sequence ATGACCCACATGCCCGAGGCGGCATCCGTCCTCGTGAAGGTGCCCGCGACCAGCGCCAACCTCGGTCCGGGCTTCGACACGCTGGGTGTCGCCCTGTCGCACTACGACGAGCTCGTCGTCACGGCGACCCCGGTCTCCGAGGGCGTGCCCCGCACGGTCTCGGTCGAGGTCCACGGCGTCGGCGAGGGCGAGGTGCCCACCGACGAGTCGAACCTCGTCGTGCGCGCGATCGACTACGCCTTCACACAGCTGGGCGTCGACCTGCCGAGCCTCGCGCTGGTCGCGCACAACTCGATCCCGCACGGCCGCGGCCTCGGGTCGAGCGCCGCCGCGATCGTGTCCGGCATCATGGCGGTCAAGGGTCTGCTCGAGGGAGTCGTCGAGGTCTCGTCGTCGACGCTGCTGGGGCTCGCGACCGATCTCGAGGGTCACCCCGATAACGTCGCTCCGGCACTGTTCGGCGGCCTGACGATCGCGTGGACCACGCCCGAGGGGCCGTCGCACAAGCGCCTCCTCGTGCACCGAGGCGTGTCGCCCGTGCTGTTCGTGCCCGAGTCGACCCTCTCGACGAAGGTGGCCAGGGCGCTGCAGCCCGCGTCCGTGCCGCACGCCGACGCCACCTTCAACGTCTCGCGGTCGGCGCTGCTCGTCGCGGCCCTCATCCAGAGCCCCGAGCTGCTCCTTGCGGCCACGGAAGACCGGCTGCACCAGAGCTACCGGGCGAGCGCGATGCCCGAGACCGACAGCCTGATCCGGGTGCTGCGGGAGGCGGGGCTGGCCGCGGTCGTGTCGGGCGCAGGCCCCTCGATCCTGGTGCTCGGGTCGGACCCCGCGCAGAGGCTGCTGGCCGCCGATCTCGTGGCCGAACACGCCGTCGGCGCCTGGCGGCCGCTCATGCTGGCCGTCGACCTCAGGGGTGCTACAGTGGTGCCGCACCCGGTAGAAGCCGAGCCGCACGCGTAG
- the rho gene encoding transcription termination factor Rho: MTDITTDQTADLTSRRLPELQALASTLGISGISKLRKGDLVAAIVAAQSSAGDAAAEQPAAAAPEAAAEQAAPEATAAEAPAAEAPARAKRAPRRATSTSTAPVAAADHSHQGESGVQPLLDLPTETPVSVEAEAAEADTDSEVVSGDSAAASTGGSNRRRRGSRRATDQTVAAEQAAAPAGESAAPATPAQIDLDLPPRQSRADRTRAEQARLREQREAEAAASAAVDSAADAQHGSAQQGKDAQGKDTQNKEAQGNSQQGNGNQAEAQGDQPTGGSRRSRNRNRGGNQNQQNQQNQQAGQAAEGDDESRKQGGNQQPQQNGGNQSQAAAQQAEGEGRSARSRQRDRKRGRSNQNDDFEPEITEDDVLIPVAGILDVLDNYAFVRTTGYLPGASDVYVSLGQVKKYHLRKGDAIVGAIRQPREGDNQQGRQKYNAIVRIDSINGQTIDDASKRVEFSKLTPLYPQERLRLETDASKLSTRIIDLVSPIGKGQRGLIVSPPKAGKTLVLQAIANAIAQNNPEVHLMVVLVDERPEEVTDMQRTVKGEVIASTFDRPAEDHTTVAELAIERAKRLVELGHDVVVLLDSITRLGRAYNLSTPASGRVLSGGVDSSALYPPKRFFGAARNIENGGSLTILATALVETGSKMDEVIFEEFKGTGNMELRLSRHLADKRIFPAVDVNASGTRREEMLLSPDEVKITWRLRRALAGLDQQQALEIILRNLKETQSNTEFLVQVQKSVPAASGHQE; this comes from the coding sequence GTGACCGATATCACCACCGATCAGACCGCCGACCTGACGTCGAGGCGTCTGCCCGAGCTCCAGGCTCTCGCCTCGACCCTCGGCATCAGCGGCATCTCCAAGCTCCGCAAGGGCGACCTCGTCGCCGCCATCGTCGCCGCGCAGAGCAGCGCCGGCGACGCGGCCGCCGAGCAGCCCGCGGCCGCTGCGCCCGAGGCCGCCGCCGAGCAGGCCGCCCCCGAGGCGACCGCCGCCGAGGCCCCGGCCGCGGAGGCCCCCGCTCGCGCCAAGCGCGCTCCGCGTCGAGCGACCTCCACCAGCACCGCACCCGTGGCGGCCGCCGACCACAGCCACCAGGGCGAGTCCGGCGTCCAGCCCCTCCTCGACCTCCCGACCGAGACGCCCGTGAGCGTCGAGGCCGAGGCCGCCGAGGCCGACACCGACTCCGAGGTCGTCTCCGGCGACTCCGCCGCCGCGTCGACCGGCGGATCGAACCGCCGCCGTCGCGGATCGCGCCGTGCCACCGACCAGACCGTCGCGGCCGAGCAGGCTGCGGCCCCGGCCGGCGAGTCGGCTGCTCCTGCCACCCCCGCCCAGATCGACCTCGATCTGCCCCCGCGCCAGTCGCGCGCCGACCGAACCCGCGCCGAGCAGGCGCGCCTCCGCGAGCAGCGCGAGGCCGAGGCCGCCGCGTCGGCCGCCGTCGACTCCGCCGCCGACGCGCAGCACGGCAGCGCCCAGCAGGGCAAGGACGCCCAGGGCAAGGACACGCAGAACAAGGAAGCACAGGGCAACAGCCAGCAGGGCAACGGCAACCAGGCCGAGGCCCAGGGCGACCAGCCCACCGGCGGAAGCCGTCGCAGCCGCAACCGCAACCGCGGCGGCAACCAGAACCAGCAGAACCAGCAGAACCAGCAGGCCGGTCAGGCCGCCGAGGGCGACGACGAGTCGCGCAAGCAGGGCGGCAACCAGCAGCCGCAGCAGAACGGCGGAAACCAGAGCCAGGCCGCCGCTCAGCAGGCCGAGGGCGAGGGCCGCTCGGCCCGCAGCCGCCAGCGCGACCGCAAGCGCGGCCGCTCGAACCAGAACGACGACTTCGAGCCCGAGATCACCGAGGACGACGTGCTGATCCCGGTCGCCGGAATCCTCGACGTCCTCGACAACTACGCGTTCGTCCGCACCACCGGCTACCTGCCGGGTGCCAGCGACGTGTACGTCTCGCTCGGCCAGGTGAAGAAGTACCACCTGCGCAAGGGCGACGCGATCGTCGGCGCGATCCGCCAGCCGCGCGAGGGCGACAACCAGCAGGGTCGCCAGAAGTACAACGCGATCGTCCGCATCGACTCGATCAACGGCCAGACCATCGACGACGCCTCCAAGCGCGTCGAGTTCTCGAAGCTGACGCCGCTCTACCCGCAGGAGCGCCTGCGCCTCGAGACCGACGCGTCGAAGCTCTCGACCCGCATCATCGACCTGGTGTCGCCGATCGGCAAGGGCCAGCGCGGCCTCATCGTCTCGCCGCCCAAGGCCGGCAAGACGCTCGTGCTGCAGGCAATCGCCAACGCCATCGCGCAGAACAACCCCGAGGTCCACCTCATGGTCGTGCTCGTCGACGAGCGCCCCGAAGAGGTCACCGACATGCAGCGGACGGTCAAGGGCGAGGTCATCGCCTCGACCTTCGACCGCCCCGCGGAGGACCACACGACGGTCGCCGAGCTCGCCATCGAGCGTGCGAAGCGCCTCGTCGAGCTGGGCCACGACGTCGTCGTGCTGCTCGACTCGATCACCCGCCTCGGCCGCGCCTACAACCTCTCGACCCCGGCCTCGGGCCGCGTGCTCTCGGGCGGCGTCGACTCGTCGGCGCTCTACCCCCCGAAGCGCTTCTTCGGAGCCGCGCGCAACATCGAGAACGGCGGCTCGCTGACCATCCTGGCCACCGCCCTCGTCGAGACCGGCTCGAAGATGGACGAGGTGATCTTCGAGGAGTTCAAGGGCACCGGCAACATGGAGCTCCGCCTCTCGCGCCACCTCGCCGACAAGCGCATCTTCCCCGCCGTCGACGTCAACGCCTCCGGCACGCGTCGCGAGGAGATGCTGCTCAGCCCCGACGAGGTCAAGATCACCTGGCGTCTGCGCCGGGCCCTCGCCGGGCTCGACCAGCAGCAGGCCCTCGAGATCATCCTCCGCAACCTCAAAGAGACCCAGTCGAACACGGAGTTCCTCGTGCAGGTGCAGAAGTCGGTCCCGGCGGCCTCGGGTCACCAGGAGTAA